A region of Moorena producens PAL-8-15-08-1 DNA encodes the following proteins:
- a CDS encoding CPBP family intramembrane glutamic endopeptidase, which translates to MLKTHSGQNPLLALLLLVPAGSIGVAMALYIAPGSLGQAVFSCCKVWLLALPLAWFLWVDRGKLRLSWPKRQELLTGTILGLVMFGIILGAYWLFGQHWIDKTDVQSKAQEAGITSAYIYLLGAMYWTFINAFLEEYIWRWFVWSKCQILIPGLGSILLCALLFTLHHIIALTFYTQDWLVVILGSLGVFMAGAVWSWCYLTYRSIWSGYVSHILADLAIAFVGWQLLFA; encoded by the coding sequence ATGCTCAAAACTCACTCTGGTCAAAATCCCCTATTGGCTCTGCTACTGCTAGTTCCTGCTGGGAGTATCGGTGTAGCAATGGCACTATATATTGCTCCAGGATCATTAGGGCAGGCAGTATTCTCATGTTGCAAAGTCTGGTTACTAGCACTGCCTCTTGCTTGGTTTTTATGGGTGGATCGTGGCAAGTTACGTTTATCCTGGCCGAAGCGGCAGGAGTTGTTGACTGGAACTATTTTGGGACTGGTGATGTTTGGCATCATCCTTGGGGCTTATTGGCTTTTTGGTCAGCACTGGATTGATAAGACGGATGTTCAAAGTAAAGCCCAAGAAGCTGGGATAACTAGTGCATACATTTACCTACTTGGGGCGATGTATTGGACTTTTATTAATGCCTTCCTGGAAGAGTATATCTGGCGTTGGTTTGTCTGGAGCAAGTGCCAGATTCTAATCCCAGGACTTGGGTCCATATTGCTTTGTGCATTGCTGTTTACCCTCCATCATATTATTGCTTTAACCTTTTATACCCAGGATTGGCTGGTGGTCATACTTGGCTCATTAGGGGTGTTCATGGCTGGAGCAGTATGGTCGTGGTGCTATCTAACCTACCGTTCCATTTGGTCTGGTTATGTTAGTCATATTCTTGCTGATTTAGCGATCGCATTTGTCGGTTGGCAACTCCTATTTGCATAG
- the queD gene encoding 6-carboxytetrahydropterin synthase QueD, with the protein MMEEWLIYKEFRFEAAHRLPHHDGKCSRLHGHSWVGRVYVKGNQLIEEGSKQGMIMDYGDIKTYLKPLLDNFLDHYYLNETTGLENPSSEAIAKWVFERLEEAGLPGLYAVEIQETCTSGTRYMKPNIKSG; encoded by the coding sequence ATGATGGAAGAATGGTTAATTTACAAGGAGTTTCGGTTTGAAGCTGCTCATCGCCTTCCCCATCATGACGGCAAATGTAGTCGGTTACATGGCCATAGCTGGGTGGGGCGAGTTTATGTCAAAGGTAATCAACTAATTGAGGAGGGTTCAAAACAGGGGATGATAATGGACTATGGAGATATCAAGACCTATCTCAAGCCTCTGTTAGATAATTTTTTGGATCATTATTACCTCAATGAGACCACCGGCTTGGAGAATCCTAGTAGTGAAGCGATCGCCAAGTGGGTTTTTGAGCGACTTGAAGAAGCGGGTTTACCAGGATTGTATGCCGTTGAAATTCAAGAAACCTGTACCTCTGGTACGCGATATATGAAACCTAATATCAAGTCCGGTTGA
- the fumC gene encoding class II fumarate hydratase, which produces MTKMRTETDSMGEIEVPANRYWGAQTQRSLKYFSIGQDFIPAEVITAMAILKKAAALTNCELGKLPEDKAKLIIEAATEVIEGQLDGNFPLRVWMTGSGTQCNMNVNEVIANRAIELAGGVMGSKKPIHPNDHVNMSQSSNDTFPTAMHIASAVAFHERLMPKVKKMRDALEEKAKAWDNIAKIGRTHLQDAVPLTLGQEFSGYLAQLDANLARIDSVLPGLYELAIGGTAVGTGLNAGKGFAEKAAEHIAKLTGLPFVSAPNKFAALAAHDDMVMASGALKTLACSLLKIANDIRFLGCGPRCGFGELKLPSNEPGSSIMPGKVNPTQCEAMTMAATQVMGYDSAIAFAGAQGHFELNTFKPMIVFNLLQSIHLLADSCNNFTDFLLKGLEPNREKIQYFLEQSLMLVTALSPIIGYDKAAEVAHHASEKNLTLKAACLELGYVSAVEFDQIVDPYRMAYPFD; this is translated from the coding sequence ATGACTAAGATGCGAACAGAAACCGATAGCATGGGGGAAATCGAAGTTCCTGCTAATCGGTATTGGGGCGCTCAAACTCAGCGATCGCTAAAATATTTCTCGATTGGACAAGACTTTATCCCTGCGGAAGTCATAACAGCGATGGCTATTCTGAAAAAAGCGGCTGCTCTGACTAACTGTGAACTGGGTAAACTACCAGAGGATAAAGCTAAGTTAATCATTGAAGCAGCAACTGAGGTCATCGAAGGCCAGCTAGACGGTAACTTCCCTCTCCGTGTTTGGATGACTGGTAGTGGTACCCAGTGCAACATGAACGTGAACGAGGTGATTGCTAATCGTGCTATTGAACTAGCTGGGGGGGTGATGGGTAGCAAAAAGCCAATTCATCCCAATGACCACGTCAATATGTCCCAATCCTCTAATGATACCTTTCCCACGGCTATGCACATCGCGTCAGCGGTAGCCTTTCATGAGCGACTGATGCCCAAGGTCAAGAAAATGCGGGATGCTCTAGAGGAGAAAGCGAAAGCATGGGATAATATAGCTAAGATTGGGCGCACTCACCTTCAAGATGCTGTACCCTTAACCTTGGGTCAAGAGTTTTCCGGTTACCTTGCCCAGCTAGATGCTAATTTAGCACGGATAGACTCTGTGCTTCCTGGCTTGTACGAGTTGGCGATTGGTGGAACGGCGGTCGGGACTGGGTTAAATGCTGGCAAGGGGTTTGCAGAAAAGGCGGCTGAGCATATTGCTAAGTTGACTGGGTTGCCCTTTGTGTCTGCTCCTAACAAGTTTGCGGCTCTAGCAGCTCATGATGACATGGTTATGGCTAGCGGTGCCCTGAAAACCCTAGCGTGCTCGTTATTGAAGATTGCTAATGATATCCGTTTCCTAGGGTGTGGACCACGCTGCGGATTTGGGGAACTGAAGCTGCCATCCAATGAGCCAGGGTCTTCGATTATGCCAGGAAAAGTTAATCCGACCCAGTGCGAAGCGATGACTATGGCAGCTACTCAGGTGATGGGCTACGATAGTGCGATCGCATTTGCTGGTGCTCAGGGGCACTTTGAGTTGAACACCTTTAAGCCCATGATTGTGTTCAACTTGCTCCAATCTATTCATCTACTTGCTGACAGCTGCAACAATTTCACTGACTTCCTGCTGAAGGGACTGGAACCGAATCGAGAGAAAATCCAGTATTTCCTGGAACAGTCCCTGATGCTAGTCACTGCTTTGAGTCCAATCATCGGTTACGACAAAGCTGCAGAAGTGGCGCACCATGCTTCTGAGAAGAACCTTACCCTAAAAGCAGCTTGCCTAGAATTAGGCTATGTTTCTGCTGTTGAGTTTGACCAGATTGTTGATCCCTATCGGATGGCCTATCCCTTTGATTAG
- a CDS encoding cation diffusion facilitator family transporter: MTEGPNRDQTSRLVLFITLWLSLFVLSVKVSAAWATQSLSLMGESLFTLLICFNTLVNLLMITTYDNSPDLSVYGHGKRETVITFVLIAFFGFAGGNLCLLSSQQLLTLIQGGTLTIPVRLSLPLVQLLGAVLAMSLGWSCLMVYQARVIRSPTLRFQAAQMLQDVGLTILVLGGLWGVSRGFLWLDPLLSSVLVLFAGANCWKVINWQLPLLVKQNPIDPEAIANIAHQVGGVTRCDQIQCRGVVGRFMYVEMHLVVHPEFSGVISLIAERIQGGIQERYGPVQAIFHIDDDLTESLRWNGSNRNPQINGKDDPDGE, encoded by the coding sequence ATGACCGAAGGACCAAACCGCGATCAGACTAGTCGTCTGGTATTATTCATTACCCTCTGGCTCAGCTTGTTTGTTTTATCAGTCAAGGTGTCAGCAGCTTGGGCTACCCAATCGCTCAGTCTGATGGGGGAATCCCTGTTCACCCTATTAATTTGCTTTAATACCCTTGTCAATTTGCTGATGATCACTACCTATGACAATTCGCCAGATCTGTCAGTCTATGGTCATGGTAAACGGGAAACGGTGATTACCTTTGTGCTAATTGCCTTTTTCGGCTTTGCTGGGGGAAATTTGTGCTTACTGTCCTCTCAGCAGTTACTAACCCTGATTCAGGGAGGAACCTTAACTATTCCTGTCCGGCTCAGTTTACCGTTAGTACAGCTGTTGGGAGCCGTGTTAGCCATGAGCCTTGGTTGGTCTTGCCTGATGGTTTACCAAGCTAGAGTGATCAGGAGTCCTACCCTACGCTTTCAGGCCGCTCAAATGCTCCAGGATGTGGGCTTAACAATACTAGTACTCGGTGGGCTTTGGGGCGTTTCCCGAGGTTTCCTATGGCTCGATCCACTCCTGAGTAGTGTGCTGGTGCTCTTTGCCGGGGCAAATTGTTGGAAAGTTATCAACTGGCAGTTGCCCCTGCTAGTCAAACAAAATCCCATTGATCCAGAAGCGATCGCTAACATAGCCCATCAAGTTGGAGGTGTCACTCGCTGTGATCAAATTCAGTGCCGGGGTGTTGTAGGACGCTTCATGTATGTTGAAATGCATTTGGTCGTGCATCCAGAGTTCTCAGGAGTCATTTCCCTGATTGCTGAACGGATTCAGGGGGGAATTCAAGAACGCTACGGACCAGTACAAGCTATTTTCCACATCGATGATGATTTAACAGAATCCTTACGATGGAATGGCTCGAACCGTAACCCACAAATCAACGGTAAAGATGACCCAGATGGGGAGTAG
- a CDS encoding hybrid sensor histidine kinase/response regulator, which yields MNTTPPNIKGYCITDLVYHGSRTVVYRGTRTNDQTPVVLKFLNNPYPSFQELVQFRNQYTIAKNLDHPGIIKIYSLESYQNTLVLVMEDFGGISIEEYTTLSFDLRKIQEFLHIAIQIASILDELYRHRVIHKDIKPRNILINPSTSHVKFIDFSIASLLPKENQILISPNCLEGTLAYLSPEQTGRMNRGIDYRSDFYSTGITFYKLLTTELPFSTTDPMELVHCHIAKQPLAAHQRNPAIPPLLSDIISKLMAKNAEDRYQSALGLKYDLQQCSEHWQRLGAIAEIKLGSRDICDCFVIPEKLYGRQAEVDTLLATFERVTQGATEMILVAGFSGIGKTAVVNEVQKPIVRQRGYFIQGKFDQFQRNIPFSAIVQALRDLMEQLLTETDAQLMQWKAQLLSALGENGQVMVDVIPELEGIIGKQPPADELSGTAAQNRFNLLFSKFIQVFTTIEHPLVIFLDDLQWADSASLKLLQVLMAETNTIHLLLIGAYRDNEVNPTHPLMLTLSEMAKVGVPLNTITLDPLSKSDLNHLIADTLTCGIELAEPLTELVAQKTKGNPFFATQFLKSLHHDRLITFNFEQGYWQCDISEIRCLALTDDVVEFMALQLQKLPKETQDVLKLAACIGHQFDLDTLAIIHDKSPTETGTYLWKSLQEGLVLPTTEIYKFFSVNNNSLSSTEEKLSQSAINICATPTLREQQSPTYKFLHDRVQQAAYFLIPEDQKQLTHLSIGQLLLKNIPIAEREEKIFDIVNQLNYGVELITDKTQRDELAQLNRIAGEKAKAATAYGAAFNYLKVGLELLGENSWQRQYDLSLALYQAAAEAAYLNTDFEQMEQLVMVVLAQGKTLLDKIKAYEVTIEAYKAQNQGEQAITTGLQVLNLLGIELPQQPSPEDIGLALNQTQSRLDGKEIEDLIDLPVMTAPEKLAGMTILWRLMPITYLTLPLLFPLIVLKQVNLSLQEGNCAVSAVSYAGYAIILWQLGGDMDENYRFGQLALRLLARFNDKQLKCILLLMVNFATKPWKVHVKETLSSFLEGHSVGVETGDFDQSACCATLYLEHSFWLGLELAELEQTCANYYQVIDKLKIEIQRQLTAITWQIVLNLLGQAENYCCLKGEVYDEEIMLPLHQEFNNVRTLYNLHLNKLFLCYLFQDYQQAWQQATITENYLDAVAATVFVALFYWYDSLTRLALYPEQNHAQQKQSLDKIAHNQDKIKKWADHAPMNYLHKFYLVEAERYRVLGHLLEAMEYYDRAIAGAKENQYIQEEALANELAAKFYLEWGKETIAQAYLSCAYYGYSHWGAKAKVEDLEIRYPQFLSSILSQKTINVSTGETITNLTTQGVNTTTTNASTALDLATVIKASQALSGEIQLHKLLSTLMQVVMENAGADKCALILVKGERLVLQAMETANQLALVESIPVEESPDIPQSAINYVKRKSETLVINDITVDTILAADPYFIHQQPRSLMCTPIINQGQLIGLLYLENNLTTGAFTPDRLEILNLLTSQAAISIENSLLYRQLEDYSHTLEQKVEERTVQLAESNQQLVESNQQLKAAKQKADAANQAKSEFLSNMSHELRTPLNGILGYAQILKRDRDLGTRQIDGLTIIEQSGNHLLTLINDILDLSKIEARKMELYPRDLHLQSFLESVVGIIRMRALEKDILFEYHPDDNLPHGIKADEKRLRQVLLNLLGNAVKFTDSGEVKLKVNVISLDQQKKTTVQTTLLDAVAHGGNPQDRTGSRSWGEPPRPRYLAASLRFQVIDTGVGMTEEQLQKIFQPFEQVGDTQRRAAGTGLGLTITKQLVELMGAKLQVTSKFGYGSTFWFDVTFPVVETYQPQQQQKLGQIVGYLGSRRKVLIAEDKAANRAVLQNMLEPLGFEVVMAENGQEEIELAQQLQPDLILTDLVMPVKTGFEAIAELRSLPQMQDIPIIVVSANVLDTDQQKSKLAGCQGFLSKPVDEQQLLELLGEYLQLEWMYEEDSQQTIAPASLEQPLVIPPPAEMEVLYELAMLGSMKKIRQRATYLEQLNTKYIPFAKKLKDLAQGFQEEKILELVEKYLEIENS from the coding sequence ATGAACACAACTCCTCCCAACATTAAAGGCTATTGCATCACTGACCTGGTCTACCATGGGTCGAGAACCGTAGTTTATCGTGGCACTAGGACCAATGACCAAACACCAGTAGTACTCAAATTCCTCAATAATCCCTATCCCAGCTTCCAGGAACTGGTCCAGTTCCGCAATCAGTACACCATTGCCAAAAATCTTGACCATCCTGGCATTATCAAAATCTATAGCTTGGAGTCCTACCAAAATACCTTGGTATTGGTGATGGAAGACTTTGGTGGCATTTCCATCGAAGAGTATACCACCTTAAGCTTTGACCTCAGAAAGATACAGGAATTTCTCCACATCGCCATCCAAATCGCCTCCATCCTGGACGAACTCTATCGCCACCGAGTTATCCACAAAGACATCAAGCCTAGGAATATCCTGATTAATCCCAGCACCAGTCACGTCAAATTCATCGACTTTAGTATTGCTTCCCTACTCCCGAAAGAAAACCAAATCCTAATTAGTCCTAACTGCCTCGAAGGTACCCTGGCTTATCTGTCTCCGGAACAAACCGGACGGATGAATCGCGGCATTGACTACCGCAGTGACTTTTATTCGACGGGGATAACCTTCTACAAGTTGCTCACCACAGAGTTACCGTTTAGCACTACTGACCCGATGGAGTTGGTTCACTGTCATATTGCTAAACAACCATTAGCTGCACACCAGCGTAATCCAGCTATTCCCCCACTCCTATCTGACATTATCAGTAAACTGATGGCTAAAAATGCCGAAGACCGTTATCAGAGTGCTTTGGGACTTAAGTATGACCTACAACAGTGTTCGGAGCACTGGCAGAGATTGGGGGCGATCGCTGAAATTAAATTGGGTAGTCGAGATATTTGCGATTGCTTCGTAATTCCCGAAAAACTCTACGGGCGTCAAGCGGAAGTAGATACCTTACTCGCCACCTTTGAGCGAGTTACTCAAGGAGCTACAGAAATGATTCTGGTCGCTGGCTTTTCCGGGATTGGTAAAACCGCTGTGGTCAATGAAGTCCAAAAACCGATTGTGCGGCAGCGGGGTTATTTCATCCAAGGTAAGTTTGACCAGTTCCAGCGCAATATTCCCTTTAGTGCCATAGTTCAAGCACTCCGGGACTTGATGGAGCAATTACTCACCGAAACGGATGCTCAACTGATGCAGTGGAAAGCACAACTTCTGTCTGCTTTGGGTGAGAATGGTCAAGTGATGGTGGATGTGATTCCAGAATTAGAAGGGATTATCGGCAAACAGCCTCCTGCTGACGAACTTTCTGGTACGGCAGCTCAAAATCGGTTTAATTTGCTCTTTAGTAAATTTATCCAAGTTTTCACAACCATTGAACATCCCCTGGTGATTTTCCTCGATGACTTGCAGTGGGCAGATTCTGCTTCTCTGAAGTTGCTGCAAGTCTTGATGGCAGAAACTAATACCATACATCTACTGCTAATTGGTGCTTATCGAGATAATGAAGTAAATCCTACTCATCCATTGATGCTCACGTTGTCCGAGATGGCCAAAGTGGGCGTTCCACTCAATACCATTACCCTCGACCCCCTGAGCAAATCTGACTTAAACCATCTGATTGCCGATACCCTGACTTGTGGGATAGAACTGGCGGAACCCCTGACGGAACTAGTGGCTCAGAAAACTAAAGGAAATCCGTTTTTTGCGACCCAATTCCTGAAATCCCTCCATCACGACCGATTAATTACCTTTAATTTTGAGCAAGGGTATTGGCAGTGTGACATCAGTGAAATTAGATGCTTGGCTCTGACGGATGACGTGGTTGAATTTATGGCACTGCAGTTACAGAAATTGCCAAAAGAAACTCAGGATGTGTTGAAACTAGCGGCTTGTATTGGCCACCAATTTGATTTGGATACCCTGGCCATTATCCATGATAAATCTCCAACCGAGACCGGAACTTATTTATGGAAATCTTTGCAAGAAGGGTTGGTGTTACCGACAACTGAAATTTACAAATTCTTTAGTGTTAATAATAATTCCCTATCGAGCACTGAAGAAAAATTATCCCAATCAGCAATCAACATATGCGCTACGCCCACGCTACGCGAACAGCAATCCCCAACTTACAAGTTTTTACATGACCGAGTCCAACAAGCGGCTTATTTTCTGATTCCGGAAGACCAGAAACAGTTAACCCATCTAAGTATTGGGCAACTGCTGTTGAAGAATATCCCGATAGCAGAACGAGAAGAAAAGATTTTTGATATTGTCAACCAGTTGAATTATGGTGTGGAGTTAATTACAGATAAAACACAGCGAGATGAATTAGCTCAATTAAATCGTATTGCTGGAGAAAAAGCCAAGGCGGCCACGGCCTATGGGGCGGCTTTTAACTATTTAAAAGTAGGTCTAGAACTACTAGGAGAAAATAGCTGGCAACGTCAGTATGACCTCAGCCTAGCCCTATATCAAGCTGCCGCCGAGGCCGCATACCTCAATACCGACTTTGAGCAGATGGAGCAACTGGTAATGGTAGTTTTGGCACAAGGGAAAACACTACTGGACAAAATCAAAGCCTATGAAGTCACCATTGAAGCTTATAAAGCCCAAAACCAGGGTGAGCAAGCCATTACCACCGGGCTGCAAGTGCTGAACTTATTGGGGATAGAACTGCCCCAACAGCCCAGTCCAGAGGATATTGGCCTGGCTCTAAACCAGACACAGTCACGTTTAGACGGTAAAGAGATTGAGGACTTAATCGATTTGCCAGTGATGACCGCACCGGAAAAACTAGCGGGGATGACTATTCTCTGGCGACTCATGCCAATTACTTATCTGACCCTACCTCTACTGTTTCCGTTAATCGTTTTGAAACAGGTCAATCTCTCCCTGCAAGAGGGTAATTGTGCGGTGTCTGCTGTGTCCTATGCAGGTTACGCCATCATTCTCTGGCAGCTCGGTGGAGATATGGATGAGAACTATCGATTCGGTCAACTAGCTCTGAGGTTATTAGCACGCTTTAATGACAAACAGCTTAAATGTATACTACTGTTGATGGTCAATTTCGCCACAAAGCCCTGGAAAGTGCATGTGAAAGAAACATTAAGTTCTTTCCTAGAAGGTCACTCTGTAGGGGTAGAAACTGGAGATTTTGACCAATCTGCCTGCTGTGCAACGTTGTACTTAGAACATTCCTTTTGGCTGGGCTTGGAGCTAGCTGAGCTTGAGCAGACCTGTGCCAACTATTATCAAGTCATTGATAAACTCAAGATTGAAATCCAACGTCAGCTAACTGCCATCACCTGGCAAATAGTCTTAAACTTGCTAGGACAGGCTGAAAATTATTGCTGTTTAAAGGGTGAAGTCTACGACGAAGAGATCATGCTCCCACTCCATCAGGAGTTCAATAACGTCAGGACACTTTACAACCTACACCTAAATAAATTATTCCTGTGTTATCTATTTCAGGATTATCAGCAAGCTTGGCAACAAGCCACCATTACCGAAAATTATTTAGATGCAGTAGCAGCGACTGTCTTTGTTGCGCTTTTCTATTGGTACGACTCTCTGACTCGCTTAGCTCTTTATCCTGAACAGAATCACGCTCAACAAAAACAAAGTTTAGATAAGATAGCCCACAATCAAGACAAGATCAAAAAATGGGCAGACCATGCCCCGATGAATTATTTGCACAAATTTTATTTAGTAGAAGCCGAGCGCTATCGTGTTTTAGGTCATTTGCTTGAGGCTATGGAGTATTATGACCGCGCCATTGCTGGAGCAAAAGAAAACCAATACATCCAAGAAGAAGCTCTGGCTAATGAACTGGCCGCTAAATTCTATTTAGAGTGGGGTAAAGAAACTATTGCCCAAGCCTATCTGAGTTGTGCCTACTATGGTTATAGTCACTGGGGAGCAAAAGCTAAAGTGGAGGATTTGGAAATTCGCTATCCCCAATTTCTCAGTTCCATTCTTAGCCAGAAAACTATCAATGTCAGCACCGGGGAAACAATCACCAACCTCACCACTCAAGGGGTTAATACCACCACTACAAACGCTTCCACTGCTTTGGATTTGGCTACGGTGATCAAAGCATCCCAGGCTCTATCTGGGGAAATCCAGTTACATAAGTTGCTCTCGACTTTGATGCAAGTGGTGATGGAAAATGCTGGGGCTGACAAATGTGCTCTGATTTTGGTCAAAGGTGAGAGGTTAGTGCTCCAGGCTATGGAAACCGCTAATCAACTCGCTTTAGTGGAATCTATACCAGTGGAAGAAAGCCCAGATATTCCCCAAAGTGCGATCAATTATGTTAAACGGAAATCGGAAACCTTAGTTATTAATGATATTACGGTTGATACTATATTAGCTGCTGACCCCTATTTTATCCATCAGCAACCCCGGAGTCTGATGTGTACTCCTATCATCAATCAAGGTCAACTAATTGGCTTACTTTATCTAGAAAATAATCTCACCACTGGAGCTTTTACACCAGACCGATTAGAAATCTTAAATCTGCTCACATCCCAAGCAGCAATTTCTATCGAAAATTCCCTATTATATCGCCAATTAGAAGATTATTCCCATACCCTAGAACAAAAAGTAGAAGAACGCACCGTTCAACTAGCGGAGTCTAATCAACAACTAGTGGAGTCTAATCAACAACTGAAAGCTGCTAAACAAAAAGCCGATGCGGCTAACCAAGCTAAAAGCGAATTCCTTTCTAACATGAGCCATGAATTGCGTACTCCTCTCAATGGTATCCTCGGCTATGCTCAAATCCTGAAGCGAGACCGGGACCTAGGCACTAGGCAAATCGATGGCTTAACTATTATTGAGCAAAGCGGCAATCATTTATTGACTCTAATCAACGATATTTTAGACCTATCTAAAATTGAAGCTCGCAAAATGGAACTCTACCCCAGGGATTTACACCTCCAAAGTTTCCTCGAAAGTGTGGTGGGGATTATCCGCATGCGAGCCTTGGAAAAAGATATTTTGTTCGAATATCATCCTGATGATAACTTACCTCATGGCATTAAAGCTGACGAAAAACGATTGCGACAGGTCCTGCTGAATTTATTAGGTAATGCTGTTAAGTTTACTGACAGTGGTGAAGTAAAATTAAAGGTTAATGTGATTAGTCTCGACCAACAAAAAAAGACAACAGTTCAGACAACACTTCTTGATGCAGTCGCTCATGGGGGAAACCCCCAAGACCGCACCGGTAGTCGCTCATGGGGGGAACCCCCAAGACCGCGCTACCTCGCTGCATCGCTTCGTTTTCAAGTCATTGATACCGGTGTTGGTATGACCGAAGAACAGTTACAGAAAATTTTCCAACCCTTTGAACAAGTGGGAGATACCCAAAGGCGTGCTGCTGGCACTGGTTTAGGTTTAACAATTACCAAGCAGTTGGTAGAGCTAATGGGAGCAAAGTTGCAAGTCACAAGCAAATTTGGCTACGGCTCTACCTTCTGGTTTGATGTTACCTTCCCAGTGGTAGAAACATACCAACCACAGCAGCAACAGAAGCTGGGGCAAATTGTTGGTTATCTTGGCTCTCGGCGCAAGGTATTAATCGCGGAAGATAAAGCAGCAAATCGGGCTGTGTTGCAGAACATGCTGGAGCCATTGGGCTTTGAAGTCGTGATGGCAGAAAATGGCCAGGAGGAAATCGAACTGGCTCAACAGCTGCAACCTGACCTGATATTGACCGACTTAGTCATGCCGGTCAAAACTGGCTTTGAAGCGATCGCAGAACTGAGATCCCTACCTCAAATGCAGGATATCCCCATTATTGTGGTGTCCGCTAACGTGTTAGACACAGACCAACAGAAAAGTAAGCTTGCAGGCTGTCAAGGCTTTTTGTCCAAACCCGTGGATGAGCAACAGTTGCTGGAATTATTGGGAGAGTATTTGCAACTGGAGTGGATGTATGAAGAAGACTCCCAACAAACCATAGCACCAGCTAGTTTAGAGCAACCGTTAGTGATTCCGCCACCAGCAGAAATGGAAGTGCTCTACGAATTAGCCATGCTCGGTAGTATGAAAAAGATTCGCCAACGAGCCACCTATCTCGAACAACTGAATACAAAGTATATCCCCTTTGCGAAGAAACTCAAAGATTTAGCCCAAGGATTCCAGGAGGAAAAGATTTTAGAGTTAGTAGAAAAGTATTTAGAGATTGAAAATAGTTAA